A region from the Vicia villosa cultivar HV-30 ecotype Madison, WI linkage group LG3, Vvil1.0, whole genome shotgun sequence genome encodes:
- the LOC131662165 gene encoding transcription factor RF2b-like: MSTHLQDPPSNSNYNPNATSSTPPPNPFIRGSINGVATAQHGGESHSHHRRAHSEINYRLPDEMMELSPSNPLNGGGSSTASLEEIGSEDDLFFTYIDVEKLGNGSDQSGYGNGAGTSGQNDGEKSLNEATTPRTRHRHSCSVDGTTSTTSMLGEIMDAKKAMPPDKLAELWTQDPKRAKRILANRQSAARSKERKARYIQELERKVQTLQTEATTLSAQLTLYQRDTSGLSTENTDLKLRLQAMEQQANLRDALNDALMKEVERLKIATGEAMNPSESYNLGMHPMQFAGSNFFSMPQQHSGPSSHQNIQFPQFGHSPSNMPTHQLQQTNSHQMSEMLQNDHLGRFKGLDISSKGSALVKSEGPSISASESSTTF, from the exons ATGTCAACACATCTGCAAGATCCACCTTCAAACTCAAACTACAATCCCAATGCCACATCATCAACACCCCCTCCCAACCCCTTCATCCGCGGCAGCATCAACGGTGTCGCCACCGCTCAACACGGCGGCGAATCCCACTCTCACCACCGGAGAGCGCACTCCGAGATCAACTATCGTCTCCCCGACGAAATGATGGAACTATCACCGTCAAATCCATTGAACGGAGGAGGCTCCTCGACCGCCAGCCTGGAGGAGATCGGATCGGAAGACGATCTGTTCTTCACCTACATTGACGTGGAGAAGCTCGGAAATGGATCGGATCAAAGCGGTTACGGTAACGGAGCGGGGACGAGCGGTCAAAATGATGGAGAGAAGAGTTTGAATGAAGCTACTACGCCGAGGACGAGGCATAGACATAGCTGCTCTGTTGATGGTACGACGTCGACGACGAGTATGCTTGGAGAGATCATGGATGCGAAGAAAGCTATGCCTCCGGATAAACTCGCGGAGCTTTGGACTCAGGATCCAAAGCGTGCCAAGAG AATACTTGCGAATAGACAATCTGCTGCGCGTTCAAAAGAGAGAAAGGCCCGTTATATACAAGAGCTTGAGCGCAAAGTTCAGACCCTTCAAACAGAGGCCACAACTCTCTCTGCTCAATTGACATTATATCAG AGGGACACAAGTGGTCTGAGTACTGAAAATACCGACCTTAAGCTCCGTCTGCAAGCCATGGAACAACAGGCAAACCTTCGAGATG CTCTTAATGATGCGTTGATGAAGGAAGTTGAGAGGCTTAAGATTGCTACTGGAGAGGCAATGAACCCCTCTGAATCATATAATCTTGGAATGCACCCGATGCAATTCGCAGGGTCAAATTTCTTTTCAATGCCGCAACAACATTCAGGTCCTTCTAGTCACCAGAACATACAATTTCCTCAATTCGGTCACTCTCCATCTAACATGCCAACTCATCAGCTGCAACAGACCAATTCTCACCAAATGTCAGAAATGTTGCAAAACGATCACCTCGGTCGTTTTAAGGGACTTGACATCAGTAGTAAAGGATCAGCCCTCGTGAAATCTGAAGGTCCCTCAATATCTGCAAGTGAGAGTAGCACTACATTTTGA